A window of Streptomyces marispadix contains these coding sequences:
- a CDS encoding DUF6912 family protein, with translation MRVYVPLTLPALREAHRAGELAPERGGTVAYAVTPGLREWYLSDDSEELEYAALNRAAQASLRLLAGRPEVPRRRVVVALDVADGAVSFDPDRGLERESLGEVRIEGALSMSKAAAVHMDSGDAVEDVTAAADALGAADMGDEDARFIVDGAEDHELLWYATQEIPHLPG, from the coding sequence ATGCGTGTCTATGTGCCTTTGACCCTCCCAGCGCTGCGCGAGGCGCACCGGGCCGGCGAACTGGCGCCTGAGCGCGGCGGCACCGTCGCGTACGCGGTCACGCCGGGGCTGCGCGAGTGGTATCTCTCCGACGACAGCGAGGAGTTGGAGTACGCGGCGCTCAACCGCGCGGCGCAGGCGTCGCTGCGGCTGCTGGCGGGCAGGCCGGAGGTTCCGCGCCGGCGAGTGGTCGTCGCGCTCGACGTGGCGGACGGCGCGGTCTCCTTCGATCCCGACCGTGGCCTGGAGCGGGAGTCCCTCGGGGAGGTACGGATCGAGGGCGCGCTGTCGATGTCGAAGGCGGCGGCCGTGCACATGGACTCCGGCGACGCCGTGGAGGACGTCACGGCGGCGGCCGACGCGCTCGGCGCCGCCGACATGGGCGACGAGGACGCCCGGTTCATCGTCGACGGCGCCGAGGACCACGAGCTGCTGTGGTACGCCACTCAGGAGATTCCGCACCTGCCCGGCTGA
- a CDS encoding Rv3235 family protein, whose protein sequence is MDAPPTPPAAASPRSRQATARKAPPGRRDSRRPQIRRPETRRPEVRRTEVRRSRPATARPAASPSASALRAAAARERERQPPFWFASRLVLVLSGQRPVHTLLGHTRSSAYEQLAGLASHAPLRPRGADRSSPEVLDARGSRPSDGVIEAFARIVTGDRQRAMAFRLELCPDRRWRCAAVELDGQSPSDRHRPGAQQAHDQGPFGAKQDHRGSDRPEPADREP, encoded by the coding sequence ATGGACGCTCCGCCCACACCGCCCGCAGCCGCCTCTCCGCGAAGCCGCCAGGCCACCGCGCGGAAGGCACCGCCGGGACGCCGCGACTCCCGGCGCCCGCAGATCCGCCGCCCTGAAACCCGCCGCCCCGAGGTCCGGCGCACAGAGGTCCGCCGCTCACGCCCGGCCACGGCCCGCCCCGCCGCATCGCCCTCCGCCTCCGCGCTGCGCGCCGCGGCAGCTAGGGAGCGGGAACGGCAGCCGCCCTTCTGGTTCGCCAGCCGGCTGGTGCTCGTACTGAGCGGACAGCGGCCCGTACACACGCTCCTGGGCCACACCCGCAGCTCCGCCTACGAACAGCTCGCGGGCCTCGCCTCCCACGCCCCACTGCGCCCGCGCGGAGCGGACCGCAGCAGCCCGGAGGTGCTGGACGCCCGCGGCAGCCGACCCAGCGACGGCGTCATCGAGGCGTTCGCCCGCATCGTCACCGGCGACCGGCAGCGGGCCATGGCCTTCCGCCTGGAACTGTGCCCCGACCGCCGCTGGCGCTGCGCCGCCGTAGAACTCGACGGCCAGTCACCGTCGGACCGCCACAGGCCCGGCGCCCAACAAGCCCACGACCAGGGGCCGTTCGGCGCGAAGCAGGACCACCGGGGATCAGACCGGCCTGAGCCCGCCGACCGCGAACCATGA
- the secA gene encoding preprotein translocase subunit SecA yields MISGSWQADRTASTSLSSKGRSSRRPVLRVVGSMGRLCLRRRAGRAALWVRPALRGLPYACSCRSSRMSVPVRGFRLAAGTRHLRALRTVRGTGAYVPRIRWPVRRRPYRRVRALTVPGSTGKEPPQVSVFGKLMRAGEGKILRRLDRVVRQVNSIEEDFVDLSDAELRALTDEYKERYAEGESLEDLMPEAFATVREAAKRVLGERHYDVQIMGGAALHLGYVAEMKTGEGKTLVGTLPAYLNAISGDGVHIITVNDYLAQRDSEWMGRVHRFLGLTVGCIVAHMTPQERREQYNCDITYGTNNEFGFDYLRDNMAWSKDELVQRGHNFAIVDEVDSILIDEARTPLIISGPADQATKWYSDFAKLVKRLEKGEAGDARTQKPETGDYEVEEKKRTVGIHEQGVVKVEDWLGIDNLYESVNTPLVGYLNNAIKAKELYHKDKDYVVIDGEVMIVDEHTGRILAGRRYNEGMHQAIEAKEGVEIKDENQTLATITLQNFFRLYDKLSGMTGTAMTEAAEFHQIYKLGVVPIPTHRPVARQDQADLIYRTEVSKFDAVVDDIAEKHEKGQPILVGTTSVEKSEYLSEQLNKRGVRHQVLNAKNHEREAAIVAEAGRKGSVTVATNMAGRGTDIKLGGNAEGMAEKELRDRGLDPVEHAEEWAASLPAALEKAERSVKDDVEEVKELGGLYVLGTERHESRRIDNQLRGRSGRQGDPGESRFYLSLGDDLMRLFKAQMVERVMAMANVPDDVPIENKMVTRAIASAQSQVEQQNFEIRKNVLKYDEVLNRQREVIYGERRRVLEGEDLHEQVRHFMDDTIEAYVQAETVEGFAEEWDLDRLWGAFKQLYPVKVTIEELEDAAGEREGVTAEFIVESIKDDIHEQYDQREAELGSEIMRELERRVVLSVLDRKWREHLYEMDYLQEGIGLRAMAQKDPLVEYQREGFDMFQAMMDGIKEESVGYLFNLEVQVEQQVEEVPVEERQPEEKASLEKEPRGRRARGCGDGCRSGDPRQGPGHSAASGQASLLGADR; encoded by the coding sequence ATGATCTCCGGGTCCTGGCAGGCGGACCGCACCGCTTCGACGTCCCTGTCGTCGAAGGGGCGCAGCAGCAGGCGTCCGGTGCTGAGGGTGGTGGGCTCCATGGGGCGATTGTGCCTCCGCCGCCGTGCGGGCCGCGCGGCACTTTGGGTCCGCCCGGCACTGCGCGGGCTGCCGTATGCCTGTTCCTGTAGGTCTTCCCGTATGTCCGTGCCGGTGCGGGGATTTCGCCTCGCGGCCGGGACCCGGCACCTTCGAGCGCTCCGGACCGTTAGGGGTACAGGGGCGTACGTCCCTCGCATACGATGGCCGGTGCGGCGGCGACCGTATCGCCGTGTCCGCGCACTGACCGTGCCAGGTTCGACCGGCAAGGAGCCACCCCAAGTGTCCGTCTTCGGCAAGCTCATGCGCGCAGGTGAAGGCAAGATCCTGCGCAGGCTGGACCGCGTCGTGCGGCAGGTGAATTCCATCGAAGAGGACTTCGTGGACCTGTCGGATGCGGAACTCCGGGCCCTCACGGATGAGTACAAGGAGCGGTACGCGGAGGGCGAAAGCCTCGAGGACCTGATGCCGGAGGCTTTCGCGACCGTCCGCGAAGCCGCGAAGCGCGTGCTCGGCGAGCGTCATTACGACGTGCAGATCATGGGCGGCGCGGCGCTGCACCTCGGTTATGTCGCGGAGATGAAGACCGGTGAGGGCAAGACCCTGGTCGGCACGCTGCCCGCTTATCTGAACGCGATCTCGGGCGACGGCGTGCACATCATCACCGTCAACGACTATCTGGCGCAGCGTGACTCGGAGTGGATGGGCCGCGTCCACCGTTTCCTGGGTCTGACGGTCGGCTGCATCGTGGCGCACATGACGCCGCAGGAGCGCCGCGAGCAGTACAACTGCGATATCACCTACGGCACGAACAACGAGTTCGGTTTCGACTATCTGCGCGACAACATGGCGTGGTCGAAGGACGAACTGGTCCAGCGCGGCCACAACTTCGCGATCGTCGACGAGGTCGACTCGATCCTCATCGACGAGGCGCGCACCCCGCTGATCATCTCGGGCCCGGCAGACCAGGCGACGAAGTGGTACAGCGACTTCGCCAAGCTCGTGAAGCGCCTCGAGAAGGGCGAGGCCGGTGACGCCCGTACGCAGAAGCCCGAGACCGGGGACTACGAGGTCGAGGAGAAGAAGCGCACGGTCGGCATTCACGAGCAGGGCGTCGTCAAGGTCGAGGACTGGCTCGGCATCGACAATCTCTACGAGTCGGTGAACACGCCGCTGGTGGGTTATCTCAACAACGCCATCAAGGCCAAGGAGCTGTACCACAAGGACAAGGACTACGTCGTCATCGACGGCGAGGTCATGATCGTGGACGAGCACACCGGCCGTATCCTCGCCGGGCGCCGCTACAACGAGGGCATGCATCAGGCGATCGAGGCCAAGGAAGGCGTGGAGATCAAGGACGAGAACCAGACTCTCGCCACGATCACGCTTCAGAACTTCTTCCGTCTCTACGACAAGCTGTCGGGCATGACGGGTACGGCCATGACGGAGGCCGCCGAGTTCCACCAGATCTACAAGCTGGGCGTCGTGCCGATTCCGACGCACCGCCCGGTGGCGCGGCAGGACCAGGCGGACTTGATCTACCGCACGGAGGTCTCCAAGTTCGACGCGGTCGTCGACGACATCGCCGAGAAGCATGAGAAGGGCCAGCCGATCCTGGTGGGCACGACCTCGGTGGAGAAGTCGGAGTACCTCTCGGAGCAGCTCAACAAGCGCGGTGTGCGCCACCAGGTGCTGAACGCGAAGAACCACGAGCGTGAGGCGGCGATCGTCGCGGAGGCGGGCCGCAAGGGCTCGGTCACGGTCGCCACGAACATGGCCGGCCGTGGTACGGACATCAAGCTCGGCGGCAATGCCGAGGGCATGGCGGAGAAGGAGCTGCGCGACCGCGGCCTCGACCCGGTGGAGCACGCCGAGGAGTGGGCGGCGTCGCTGCCTGCCGCCTTGGAGAAGGCGGAGCGTTCGGTCAAGGACGACGTCGAGGAGGTCAAGGAGCTCGGCGGACTGTATGTGCTGGGCACCGAGCGGCACGAGTCGCGCCGTATCGACAATCAGCTCCGCGGCCGTTCGGGCCGTCAGGGCGACCCGGGGGAGTCCCGCTTCTATCTGTCACTCGGCGACGATCTGATGCGTCTGTTCAAGGCGCAGATGGTCGAGCGTGTGATGGCGATGGCGAACGTGCCGGACGATGTCCCCATCGAGAACAAGATGGTGACCAGGGCCATCGCCTCGGCCCAGTCGCAGGTGGAGCAGCAGAACTTCGAGATCCGTAAGAACGTCCTGAAGTACGACGAGGTGCTCAACCGGCAGCGTGAGGTCATCTACGGGGAGCGCCGCCGCGTCCTGGAGGGCGAGGATCTGCACGAGCAGGTGCGGCACTTCATGGACGACACGATCGAGGCGTACGTCCAGGCCGAGACGGTCGAGGGCTTCGCCGAGGAGTGGGATCTGGACCGGCTGTGGGGCGCGTTCAAGCAGCTCTACCCGGTGAAGGTCACCATCGAGGAGCTTGAGGACGCGGCGGGTGAACGCGAGGGCGTCACCGCGGAGTTCATCGTGGAGTCCATCAAGGACGACATCCACGAGCAGTACGACCAGCGTGAGGCGGAGCTGGGCAGCGAGATCATGCGTGAGCTGGAGCGGCGCGTGGTGCTGTCGGTGCTGGACCGCAAGTGGCGTGAGCACCTCTACGAGATGGACTATCTCCAGGAGGGCATCGGCCTGCGTGCCATGGCGCAGAAGGACCCGCTGGTGGAGTACCAGCGTGAGGGCTTCGACATGTTCCAGGCCATGATGGACGGCATCAAGGAGGAGTCCGTCGGCTATCTGTTCAACCTGGAGGTGCAGGTGGAGCAGCAGGTCGAGGAGGTTCCCGTCGAGGAGCGGCAGCCCGAGGAGAAGGCTTCGCTGGAGAAGGAGCCGCGAGGGCGCCGTGCCCGCGGGTGCGGCGATGGGTGCCGCTCCGGCGATCCGCGCCAAGGGCCTGGACACTCCGCAGCGTCCGGACAGGCTTCACTACTCGGCGCCGACCGCTGA
- a CDS encoding GNAT family N-acetyltransferase, which yields MEPTTLSTGRLLLRPFDDRDVEAVRSACQDPEIMRWIPVPDPYGRKEAEEFVLGVNPAGWREDTMYNFGVFTKSGDLVGSMGLVRLAQLRTPERQAELGFWTVKEQRRKGYTVEAGRAVVDWAFTSLKAERLEWVAEVGNEASRSVALRLGFAMEGTQRARIAHRGTRRDAWVATLLPLDVGMTMETPYLPAR from the coding sequence ATGGAGCCCACCACCCTCAGCACCGGACGCCTGCTGCTGCGCCCCTTCGACGACAGGGACGTCGAAGCGGTGCGGTCCGCCTGCCAGGACCCGGAGATCATGCGCTGGATACCCGTGCCGGACCCCTACGGGCGCAAGGAGGCAGAGGAGTTCGTACTGGGCGTGAACCCGGCGGGCTGGCGCGAGGACACCATGTACAACTTCGGCGTCTTCACGAAATCGGGCGACCTCGTCGGCTCCATGGGCCTCGTGCGCCTGGCCCAGCTCCGCACCCCCGAACGCCAGGCCGAACTCGGCTTCTGGACGGTCAAGGAACAGCGCCGCAAGGGCTACACGGTCGAGGCCGGACGGGCCGTCGTCGACTGGGCGTTCACATCGCTGAAGGCCGAACGCCTGGAGTGGGTCGCCGAGGTGGGCAACGAGGCGTCCCGGAGCGTCGCACTGCGGCTGGGCTTCGCGATGGAGGGGACCCAGCGCGCGAGGATCGCCCACCGCGGCACGAGAAGGGACGCGTGGGTCGCGACGCTGCTCCCTCTCGACGTGGGCATGACGATGGAGACGCCGTACCTGCCCGCCCGATGA
- a CDS encoding winged helix-turn-helix domain-containing protein translates to MTTAEISLSADEARRVALSAQGLLGAPDRRAGVRGVLRRLGAVQLDTISVLARSHELIPYARLGAVGRTVVESAYWTGGHSFEYWSHAACILPVEEWPHFAFRRRERRARGHRWHILEDRDRACAAVRDRLKADGPLTTTELGGGKNGGEWFDWSETKIAVEWLLDTGEVVCTERRGWKRVYDLAERAIPDELLHDDIDDHECIRRLVAQAGAAMGVATRADLADYHRLKGEQVEAVLPETGLVPVEVEGWGKPAWADPAAVETAPRGRHRTTLLSPFDSLIWDRPRTQRIFGFTHRLEAYVPRPKRIHGYFAMPLLSGGRLLGRVDPGREGTTLVARQVSMAGRKAVAPMARALWEAASWVGCDEVRVERCDDAKLAEALGRALTGDSGEEPGAEAGVAASAGAD, encoded by the coding sequence ATGACGACTGCGGAGATCTCCCTCTCCGCCGACGAGGCCCGGCGCGTGGCCCTGTCGGCGCAAGGGCTGCTGGGCGCGCCGGACCGCAGAGCGGGGGTGCGCGGAGTGCTGCGGCGGCTCGGTGCCGTCCAGCTCGATACCATCTCCGTGCTGGCGCGCTCGCACGAGCTCATTCCCTACGCACGGCTGGGCGCCGTCGGCCGGACCGTGGTCGAATCGGCGTACTGGACGGGCGGCCACAGCTTCGAATACTGGTCGCACGCCGCATGCATCCTGCCCGTGGAGGAATGGCCGCACTTCGCCTTCAGACGGCGTGAGCGGCGCGCCCGCGGGCACCGCTGGCACATCCTGGAGGACCGCGACCGGGCCTGCGCCGCCGTACGGGACAGGCTCAAGGCCGACGGGCCGCTGACCACCACGGAGCTGGGCGGCGGGAAGAACGGCGGCGAGTGGTTCGACTGGTCGGAGACGAAGATCGCCGTGGAGTGGCTGCTCGACACCGGTGAGGTCGTCTGCACCGAGCGGCGCGGCTGGAAGCGGGTCTACGACCTCGCTGAACGTGCCATCCCGGACGAGCTGCTGCACGACGACATCGACGACCACGAATGCATACGGCGCCTGGTGGCGCAGGCCGGTGCGGCCATGGGCGTGGCGACGCGCGCCGACCTCGCGGACTACCACCGGCTCAAGGGAGAGCAGGTGGAAGCCGTGCTGCCCGAGACGGGGCTGGTGCCGGTGGAGGTCGAGGGCTGGGGGAAGCCCGCATGGGCCGACCCCGCGGCCGTCGAGACCGCACCGCGCGGGCGGCACCGCACGACGCTCCTCTCGCCCTTCGACTCCCTGATCTGGGACAGGCCGCGTACGCAGCGGATATTCGGCTTCACACACCGGCTCGAGGCGTACGTTCCAAGGCCCAAGCGCATACACGGCTACTTCGCGATGCCGCTGCTGTCCGGCGGCAGGCTGCTGGGCCGAGTCGACCCGGGCCGGGAGGGCACGACCCTGGTGGCACGGCAGGTCTCCATGGCCGGACGCAAGGCGGTGGCGCCGATGGCCAGGGCGCTGTGGGAGGCGGCGTCCTGGGTGGGCTGCGACGAGGTGCGGGTGGAGCGCTGCGACGACGCGAAGCTCGCGGAGGCACTGGGCCGGGCGCTCACGGGAGACTCCGGGGAGGAGCCGGGAGCCGAAGCGGGCGTGGCAGCGAGCGCGGGGGCCGACTGA
- a CDS encoding response regulator — protein sequence MAESFGPVMPMAEAHPVRVAVEDGPAHERQQPEPIRVLVVDDHELFRRGLEIVLAQEEDIQVVGEAGDGAEAVEKAADLLPDIVLMDVRMPKRGGIEACTSIKEVAPSAKIIMLTISDEEADLYDAIKAGATGYLLKEISTDEVSAAIRAVADGQSQISPSMAAKLLTEFKSMIQRTDESKLVPAPKLTDRELEVLKLVATGMNNRDIAKELFISENTVKNHVRNILEKLQLHSRMEAVVYAMREKILEIR from the coding sequence ATGGCGGAAAGCTTCGGGCCCGTGATGCCCATGGCGGAAGCGCACCCGGTACGGGTCGCGGTTGAGGACGGCCCCGCGCATGAGCGGCAGCAGCCGGAGCCGATCCGTGTGCTGGTCGTGGACGACCATGAACTCTTCCGGCGCGGGCTGGAGATCGTCCTTGCTCAGGAGGAGGACATCCAGGTCGTCGGTGAGGCGGGAGACGGGGCGGAAGCCGTCGAGAAGGCCGCGGATCTGCTGCCGGACATCGTGCTGATGGATGTGCGGATGCCGAAGCGCGGCGGGATCGAGGCGTGCACCTCCATCAAGGAGGTGGCCCCCAGCGCGAAGATCATCATGCTGACGATCAGCGACGAGGAGGCCGACCTCTACGACGCCATCAAGGCCGGAGCGACGGGTTATCTCCTCAAGGAGATCTCAACGGACGAGGTTTCGGCGGCGATTCGCGCGGTGGCGGACGGGCAGTCGCAGATCAGTCCGTCGATGGCGGCGAAGCTTCTCACCGAGTTCAAGTCGATGATCCAGCGCACCGACGAGAGCAAGCTGGTGCCTGCTCCGAAGCTGACGGACCGCGAACTCGAAGTGCTCAAGCTCGTCGCGACGGGCATGAACAACCGGGACATCGCGAAAGAGCTGTTCATCAGCGAGAACACCGTGAAGAACCACGTCCGCAACATCCTGGAGAAGCTTCAGCTCCACTCGCGCATGGAGGCCGTGGTCTACGCGATGCGGGAGAAGATCCTCGAGATCCGCTGA
- the hpf gene encoding ribosome hibernation-promoting factor, HPF/YfiA family: MDIVVKGRKTEVPERFRKHVAEKLAKIQKLDGKVINLDVEVCKEHNPRQADRSERVEITLRTRGPVIRAEAAASDPYAALDLAAAKLEARLRKQHDKRRVHRGGSRTPISVAAATAHLAAELNGQLDAAAEPPAPVKTEEKPMTTRVGPLEVQGDGPLVVREKTHAAAPMALDQALYEMELIGHDFYLFVDSETKQPSVVYRRHGYDYGVIHLDPDPFAVEPPPEAGGALGG, translated from the coding sequence GTGGACATCGTCGTCAAGGGCCGCAAGACAGAGGTGCCCGAGAGGTTCCGTAAGCACGTGGCCGAGAAGCTGGCGAAGATCCAAAAGCTCGACGGAAAGGTGATCAACCTGGATGTCGAGGTGTGCAAGGAACACAATCCCCGGCAGGCCGACCGTTCCGAGAGGGTGGAGATCACCCTCCGCACTCGCGGGCCGGTCATTCGCGCGGAGGCAGCGGCCTCCGACCCCTACGCTGCGCTGGACCTGGCAGCGGCCAAGCTGGAGGCACGGCTGCGTAAGCAGCACGACAAGCGCCGGGTACACCGTGGTGGAAGCCGCACGCCGATCAGCGTCGCGGCAGCTACAGCGCACCTCGCGGCAGAACTCAACGGACAGCTCGACGCCGCGGCGGAGCCACCCGCACCGGTCAAGACCGAAGAGAAGCCGATGACCACCAGGGTGGGCCCGTTGGAGGTCCAGGGCGACGGCCCGCTCGTCGTCCGTGAGAAGACACACGCCGCCGCGCCGATGGCTTTGGACCAGGCTCTCTACGAAATGGAGTTGATCGGCCACGACTTCTATCTCTTCGTCGACTCCGAGACCAAGCAGCCCAGCGTCGTCTACCGCCGTCACGGCTACGACTACGGCGTGATCCACCTGGACCCGGATCCCTTCGCCGTCGAACCGCCTCCTGAAGCCGGCGGCGCGCTGGGCGGCTGA
- a CDS encoding ComF family protein: MRGLFQELRQELAGLVLPSQCAACGLPRVRGELCDPCGSALANALPRRVWPSPVPYGLPRVYAALPYAGEVRALLLAHKERGALRLAAPLGSLLAAAVREATAQTRHTGGVGEGVGGGEAPLTLVPIPSSTRSVAARGHDPVRRMARAAARELRRGGVPARVLAVLRQRRTVADQAGLSARQRAANLDGALELVPGSGRLLAEGETLLVDDVMTTGASLAEAARALAEQLRTAGPERRVPTAAVVASRSIASRSRT, encoded by the coding sequence ATGCGGGGGTTGTTCCAAGAACTACGACAGGAACTCGCAGGACTGGTGCTGCCGTCGCAGTGCGCGGCCTGCGGACTGCCGCGAGTACGCGGGGAGTTGTGCGATCCGTGCGGCAGCGCGCTGGCGAACGCACTTCCGCGTCGGGTATGGCCCTCGCCGGTGCCGTACGGCCTGCCCAGGGTGTACGCGGCGCTGCCGTACGCCGGTGAAGTACGGGCGCTGCTGCTCGCCCACAAAGAGCGCGGCGCGCTCCGACTGGCGGCCCCCTTGGGGTCGTTGCTGGCCGCAGCAGTCCGCGAGGCCACCGCACAGACGCGGCACACGGGGGGAGTGGGGGAGGGGGTGGGGGGCGGGGAGGCCCCCCTGACGCTCGTCCCCATCCCCTCCTCCACCCGCTCCGTCGCCGCTCGTGGCCATGATCCCGTGCGGCGGATGGCTCGGGCTGCGGCGCGGGAGTTGCGTCGTGGCGGCGTACCGGCGCGCGTGCTGGCTGTGCTTCGGCAGCGACGCACGGTCGCGGATCAGGCAGGGCTGAGCGCGCGGCAGCGGGCGGCGAATCTCGACGGCGCACTGGAGTTGGTGCCGGGCAGCGGACGGCTGCTGGCCGAGGGGGAGACGCTGCTGGTGGACGATGTGATGACCACGGGCGCTTCGTTGGCGGAGGCCGCTCGCGCGCTCGCTGAGCAGCTACGGACGGCGGGCCCGGAGCGGCGCGTGCCGACGGCGGCGGTTGTCGCGTCCCGGTCGATCGCGTCCCGGTCGAGAACGTAA
- a CDS encoding LpqB family beta-propeller domain-containing protein → MGAERRSGGRATVAAARLAVLALLLAGCASMPDDGSVDHVDSSHRTESDSQVRVFGVSPQKGEKPQQIVRGFLEATTSDEAAFSTAREYLTDRTSQRWDPFSTTSVVSEGPTPGNARRDAGGGSGFTVQVTGTRVAEVDDKHAYSPSSGDYAEGFHLTKEDGEWRIDRLPDGLVLGESDFQRIYRPINNYYYAELGTDSESITGGKDVLVGDPVFLRRRIDPVTATVDALLDGPTGWIDPVVHSSFPKGTRLAPRQHLSLDDSGALSVRLNARGAKVSEARCIRMAAQLLHTVQDQASAKVGKVAIAGPDGDTRCERTREQTEDYEPGRLNGRASHQYFVDGDHRVSSFEEGSDDPTPVEGALGKGETEMGAVAVNRAEQEGAAVSRAGRSLYVSRLTEDAELGEPVLTSKAKHENERLTAPSWDGLGDLWIADRDPDNPRLLRLAGGKEKPEEVDVPGLGEDERIESLRIASDGVRMALHIRQKDGSRTLRLGRVQRKGTANDPQVTITALRPLAPQFEDVSAMSWAGGSRLVVVGRESGSVQQMQYIETDGSASNQPTLPGINDVTGVAASEDVSKPLLADSEDGIVRLPPDANWKTLTDSGTSPAYPG, encoded by the coding sequence ATGGGCGCCGAGCGCCGAAGCGGTGGCCGCGCGACGGTAGCGGCGGCCCGACTGGCCGTCCTCGCACTGCTGTTGGCGGGCTGCGCCTCCATGCCCGACGACGGCTCCGTCGACCACGTCGACTCCTCGCACCGAACCGAATCCGACTCACAGGTACGCGTCTTCGGCGTCAGCCCACAGAAGGGCGAGAAGCCCCAGCAGATCGTCCGCGGCTTTCTTGAGGCGACGACCAGCGACGAGGCGGCCTTCTCCACAGCCAGGGAATACCTGACCGACCGCACGTCCCAGCGCTGGGACCCCTTCTCGACCACCAGCGTCGTCTCGGAAGGACCCACACCCGGCAACGCCCGCCGGGACGCAGGCGGCGGCAGCGGCTTCACCGTCCAGGTCACCGGCACCCGCGTCGCCGAAGTCGACGACAAACACGCCTACTCGCCCTCATCCGGCGACTACGCGGAAGGCTTCCACCTCACCAAAGAAGACGGAGAGTGGCGGATCGACCGGCTCCCCGACGGACTCGTGCTCGGCGAATCCGACTTCCAGCGCATCTACCGCCCCATCAACAACTACTACTACGCGGAACTCGGCACCGACTCCGAGTCGATCACCGGCGGCAAGGACGTACTGGTCGGCGACCCGGTCTTCCTGCGCCGCCGCATAGACCCCGTCACCGCCACCGTCGACGCACTGCTCGACGGACCGACAGGCTGGATCGACCCCGTCGTTCACTCGTCCTTCCCCAAGGGCACACGGCTCGCCCCACGCCAGCATCTGTCGCTGGACGACTCGGGAGCGCTCAGCGTCCGCCTCAACGCCAGGGGCGCCAAAGTGAGCGAAGCACGCTGCATACGCATGGCCGCCCAACTGCTGCACACCGTGCAGGACCAGGCATCCGCGAAGGTCGGCAAGGTGGCCATCGCAGGCCCCGACGGCGACACGCGATGCGAGCGCACACGCGAACAGACCGAGGACTACGAGCCGGGCCGGCTCAACGGCCGTGCGTCGCACCAGTACTTCGTCGACGGCGACCACCGCGTCTCCTCCTTCGAAGAAGGCAGCGACGACCCGACACCCGTCGAAGGCGCCCTCGGCAAGGGCGAGACGGAGATGGGCGCCGTCGCCGTCAACCGCGCCGAACAGGAAGGCGCCGCCGTCTCCCGCGCGGGCCGCTCCCTCTACGTCTCACGCCTCACGGAGGACGCCGAGCTGGGAGAGCCCGTACTGACGAGCAAGGCGAAACACGAGAACGAGCGGCTGACAGCGCCCAGTTGGGACGGCCTGGGCGACCTGTGGATCGCCGACCGGGACCCCGACAACCCGCGTCTGCTGCGCCTGGCGGGCGGCAAGGAGAAGCCCGAAGAAGTCGACGTCCCCGGACTGGGCGAAGACGAGCGGATCGAGTCGCTGCGAATCGCGTCCGACGGCGTACGAATGGCGCTGCACATACGCCAGAAGGACGGCTCGCGCACGCTCAGGCTGGGACGAGTCCAGCGCAAGGGAACGGCCAACGACCCGCAGGTGACCATCACCGCACTGCGGCCGCTCGCGCCGCAGTTCGAAGACGTCTCGGCGATGTCATGGGCGGGCGGCAGCCGACTGGTCGTCGTGGGGCGCGAGTCGGGAAGCGTGCAGCAGATGCAGTACATCGAAACCGACGGCTCGGCTTCGAACCAGCCGACTCTGCCCGGCATCAACGACGTTACGGGCGTGGCCGCTTCGGAGGACGTGAGCAAGCCGCTGCTCGCCGACTCCGAAGACGGCATCGTACGGCTGCCGCCTGACGCCAACTGGAAGACGCTGACGGACAGCGGGACGAGCCCGGCGTACCCGGGATAG